The Sphingobium sp. TKS genomic interval CTCTCCACCAGCACGGTTGGCAATGTCGGCCTACCGCTGATCGCTCAATTCGACGTGGTGTTCGACGTGACCGCCGGATTCGTGTGGCTCCGGCCACTCGGTCCTCGTCGTCGCCTGCCGATGCTGAAGGACCGTAGCGGCCTTGGCCTCGCAGCCTCACCAACGGCGCTCACCGTTGTTCATGTGGCGGCGAACAGTCCCGCGGAAAAGGCTGGCTGGGCGGTCGGCGACCGGATCGTGGCGGTGAACGGCCATTCGATCGATGCGAACTATACGCGTGGGGAGCTCTGGCAAGTGCGCTCCCGGCCTGCTGGCACCCTCGTAAAGCTGACGATGGCCTCGGGTGATGTGCGCGAGCTCAGGCTGGCCGATTATTATTGATCGGCTTGAGGGTGGCCTTTGCCGATCGCCTTCATGATCCGACAATCGGCCATGCGCGCCTTGGTGCAGCTCTGGCTGAGCATTGCCAACTCATCCCGCAACACCGCGAGTTGCGCCAGTCTCTCCTCCACATCCTTGAGGTGCTGAGCAGCGATAGCTGAGGCGGCACCACAATCCTGGTCCGGGTTCTGCGCCAGCCCCATCAACGAACGGATCTCGTCGACGGAGAAGCCAAGCCGGCGACCGTTGCGGATGAAGTGCAAACGCTCAATGTCACTGGCATCGTAGGTTCTGCGACCCGACGCCGTGCGAGGGGCGGATCGGAGCAACCCGATCGACTCATAAAAGCGGATCGTCGTCACCTTCGTCGAGGTCTCGCTGGCGAGCTGCCCAATCATCACCGGCTTCATCATGCCATCCTTGCTTATGCGAACGTGTCGCACATTTCGCTTGCTTCTACAGCGACTGGAGGTGGTAAGGAAGGCCGCATGAATGCTTCTACCGAAAGCTGCGGGTGCCACGGGGAGCCCGCGCGCGCGCAAACCGATCCGGCCTATCGCCGTGCGCTGCTGACCGTCGTGGTGCTCAACCTCGGCTTCGGAGTCGCCGAGCTGTTCGGCGGGTTCATCGCCGATAGCCAAGCGCTGAAAGCGGATTCCCTCGATTTTCTCGGGGACGGGTCGATCAGCCTTATCGGTCTTCTCGCGCTTGCCTGGTCCGCACGGGCGAGGGCAAAGGTCGCGCTGACGCAGGGGTTGTTTCTCGGTGCGCTTGGCGTGGGCGTAATCGGTTTCGCGATTTGGCGCGCCCTGAACGCAACCGCGCCCGATGCCGAACTGATGGGCACAATCGGCGTTGTCGCGCTCGCGATCAATGTCGTGTCCGCCTTGGTGCTTGCGCGTTTC includes:
- a CDS encoding MerR family transcriptional regulator; translation: MMKPVMIGQLASETSTKVTTIRFYESIGLLRSAPRTASGRRTYDASDIERLHFIRNGRRLGFSVDEIRSLMGLAQNPDQDCGAASAIAAQHLKDVEERLAQLAVLRDELAMLSQSCTKARMADCRIMKAIGKGHPQADQ
- a CDS encoding cation transporter, translating into MNASTESCGCHGEPARAQTDPAYRRALLTVVVLNLGFGVAELFGGFIADSQALKADSLDFLGDGSISLIGLLALAWSARARAKVALTQGLFLGALGVGVIGFAIWRALNATAPDAELMGTIGVVALAINVVSALVLARFREGDANVRAIWLFSRNDALANVAVIAAAGLVAWTGSAWPDLAVAGLIALLFLHSAYEIVTGARRELGER